A genomic stretch from Candidatus Bathyanammoxibius amoris includes:
- a CDS encoding phosphate ABC transporter substrate-binding protein, which yields MVILLRNIVAALLFTSCCYGEPGSSGGTISISGSTTCLPVVSRAAEEFMQKHPQVTITVSPGGSGVGVSALAKGAVDIGMTSRDISEKEQREYREVDFFLTPFARDAVVPVVSSEVYEAGITHLSVSQIGDIYSGQLKNWKDLGGPDRGILVVDKESDRGTRHVFMQAIFGDKYAAPGATIVTGPNDDMQMAVATSGAAIGFLSHAWINANVRGLGIKVGEEVIYPTTADVRGGHFPISRNLSFVTDGPPKGMAKEFMDFVLSPKGFRIIVGANLVPLE from the coding sequence ATGGTAATTCTCCTTAGAAATATTGTTGCCGCGCTGCTTTTTACGTCCTGTTGCTATGGTGAACCAGGTAGTTCAGGGGGCACTATATCCATCTCCGGTTCCACAACCTGCCTCCCGGTTGTCAGTAGGGCCGCCGAGGAGTTTATGCAAAAACACCCACAGGTAACGATAACGGTATCTCCTGGTGGCTCTGGGGTTGGCGTAAGCGCTTTGGCCAAGGGGGCAGTCGACATCGGTATGACATCCAGAGACATTAGTGAAAAGGAGCAAAGAGAATACCGGGAAGTAGACTTCTTTCTCACACCCTTTGCCCGTGATGCGGTGGTCCCGGTAGTATCCTCAGAGGTCTATGAGGCGGGGATAACCCATCTATCCGTATCCCAAATCGGGGATATTTACAGTGGACAGTTAAAGAACTGGAAAGACCTTGGAGGCCCTGACAGGGGAATCCTGGTAGTGGACAAGGAGTCTGATAGGGGGACCAGACACGTCTTTATGCAGGCCATCTTTGGCGATAAATATGCAGCCCCAGGAGCTACTATAGTAACAGGCCCTAACGATGATATGCAGATGGCCGTTGCCACTAGCGGTGCGGCAATCGGGTTTCTTTCCCACGCATGGATAAACGCCAACGTAAGAGGTCTGGGAATCAAAGTGGGGGAAGAGGTAATCTATCCCACAACTGCCGATGTCAGAGGCGGACATTTCCCCATATCCCGAAATCTCTCCTTTGTTACAGATGGCCCGCCAAAGGGAATGGCCAAAGAATTCATGGACTTTGTTCTAAGCCCTAAGGGGTTTAGGATAATCGTCGGTGCGAATCTTGTACCTCTAGAATAA
- a CDS encoding TIGR04282 family arsenosugar biosynthesis glycosyltransferase: protein MAIGNVLMIFVKYPEPGKVKTRLAGTLGKEAAARLYRRMAGDIIHRLKGCGQYETVIFFDPPERASDVRDWLGDDQCYIQQSGGDLGERLSNAFRTVFNSGAGRAVVVGTDCPDVTQDIVTRALQHLREKDVVIGPAEDGGYYLLGLSSHAPGTFDSIDWSTGRVFQQTTEKIKQQGLSFVTLEPLKDLDEFSDISPAHLHLLKQRT from the coding sequence ATGGCGATAGGAAATGTCCTTATGATATTTGTGAAATACCCGGAGCCCGGAAAGGTGAAAACCCGCCTTGCCGGGACACTCGGCAAGGAAGCGGCCGCCCGCCTGTACAGGCGCATGGCCGGGGATATTATCCATCGCCTCAAAGGGTGCGGACAATATGAGACGGTTATATTCTTTGACCCGCCCGAAAGGGCCTCAGACGTGCGGGACTGGCTGGGCGACGACCAATGCTATATTCAACAGTCGGGAGGAGATTTGGGTGAGAGGCTATCTAACGCCTTTCGTACCGTCTTCAACTCTGGTGCCGGACGGGCCGTAGTGGTCGGCACTGACTGCCCGGACGTCACACAGGACATTGTTACCAGAGCCCTTCAGCATCTTCGGGAAAAAGACGTGGTAATCGGCCCGGCCGAAGACGGCGGATATTACCTGCTGGGGCTTTCGAGTCATGCACCCGGAACATTCGACTCGATAGACTGGAGTACCGGCAGGGTCTTTCAACAAACAACGGAAAAGATAAAACAACAGGGCCTGTCGTTCGTAACCCTGGAGCCGCTGAAGGACCTGGATGAGTTCTCGGACATATCCCCAGCTCATCTTCATCTGTTGAAACAAAGGACGTAA
- a CDS encoding methyltransferase domain-containing protein has product MSNSISIKVLGTETVLHAPAFYRTQTGSNGDAVLIDPEGPNWMVTGAAGAEILASFDGTKTFGQVVGEYSAGNGVDMAKAWLDVHTLTRDALRHGFLSGSVFDVTSYGGRYAHLSLDRLRELWIHTNNSCNLSCTHCLVDSSPSGDKGLSTGTIMRVMDEARELGVRQFYFTGGEPFLRQDIFELIEHVLGHDDSTLTILTNGTVLDERKLKRLQKFPVSRLRLQVSLDGSCPEINDPIRGEGSFHRIIDNIKRTVESGLSITVSTVIAPSNAEDVWQVTKLLAELGVRNHHLLFMHHRGRVLEDMDTSRPVPASKLIESIRKAKKVALETGIIIDNLSFIRMRVDSPAFTRYDLSNACWDSLCLYSDGEVYPSAALAGYRGLSCGDINENTLKEIWKKSLICRQFRQATLRDKPVCAECHLRFICGGGDIEHSYLYSGRNGDRDSLSISLSKMDPYCELYKALILDTMHDLSDAARATAVNDKSGFNAPVVFRGMGEGAASCNEGGCEGNDNDDGNSGSGGGSGKKFQVRTLSSNCVLSIGPDAPRHAVREFYARAATDPDEGLCCAQVFSADDVAHIPKGVLERAYGCGGPVGVAGIAGGEKVLDLGSGAGIDCFMAAKQVGRSGKVIGVDMTDEMLDTANSFKAEVARNLGYDVIEFRKGFLEEIPVESGYVDVILSNCVINLSPDKKQVFREMWRVLRDHGRIVVSDIVCDRKIPERLRADRLLWGQCLSGALTEEEFLCFLEQAGFYGTQILSKTFWKEVEGYRFFSVTARGYKYEKRAECAYQGHRAVYLGPQKAVIDEEGHLFPRGEEVAVCTDTAEKLRQPPYSGRFVIIDPTDNAPLDFVCEQDSDSKCCG; this is encoded by the coding sequence ATGAGTAATTCGATTTCGATAAAGGTACTGGGTACGGAAACCGTCTTACACGCACCCGCGTTCTACCGCACGCAGACGGGTTCAAACGGGGACGCGGTGCTTATAGACCCGGAGGGGCCGAACTGGATGGTGACAGGCGCGGCCGGGGCAGAGATTTTGGCGTCGTTTGACGGAACGAAGACGTTTGGTCAGGTCGTCGGCGAATATTCCGCCGGAAACGGCGTGGACATGGCGAAGGCGTGGCTTGACGTCCACACACTTACAAGAGACGCCCTCCGGCACGGATTCCTGTCCGGCTCCGTGTTTGACGTGACATCGTATGGGGGCAGGTATGCCCACCTTTCTTTAGACCGGCTGAGAGAGCTGTGGATACATACCAACAATTCATGCAATCTTTCGTGCACCCACTGCCTGGTCGATTCCTCACCCTCAGGGGATAAGGGACTTTCAACCGGGACGATAATGCGCGTCATGGACGAGGCCCGTGAACTTGGCGTCAGACAATTCTATTTCACCGGAGGTGAACCCTTTCTAAGACAGGACATTTTTGAACTCATTGAACACGTACTTGGACATGACGATTCCACGCTCACCATACTCACAAACGGGACGGTACTCGATGAGAGGAAACTGAAAAGACTCCAAAAATTCCCGGTCTCCCGCCTGCGTTTGCAGGTCAGTCTCGACGGCTCATGCCCGGAGATAAACGACCCCATCAGGGGCGAGGGCAGTTTTCACAGGATTATTGATAATATCAAGCGGACGGTTGAGAGCGGCCTGAGTATCACGGTCTCGACGGTAATAGCGCCGAGCAACGCGGAGGACGTCTGGCAGGTCACAAAGCTGCTGGCGGAGCTGGGCGTGCGCAATCACCACCTGCTGTTCATGCATCACAGGGGACGGGTGTTGGAAGACATGGATACTTCCCGACCGGTACCCGCATCAAAACTCATCGAATCCATAAGAAAGGCCAAAAAGGTTGCACTTGAGACCGGGATAATAATTGATAACCTGTCTTTTATTCGAATGCGAGTGGATTCGCCGGCCTTTACCCGTTACGACCTGAGTAACGCATGCTGGGATAGTCTCTGCCTGTACTCCGATGGAGAGGTGTATCCGTCCGCCGCCCTTGCGGGTTACCGTGGCCTGTCATGTGGAGATATAAACGAAAATACCTTAAAGGAGATATGGAAAAAATCCCTCATTTGTAGGCAGTTCAGGCAGGCTACCCTGCGTGATAAACCCGTCTGCGCAGAATGCCACCTGAGATTTATATGCGGGGGCGGCGACATAGAACATTCATATCTCTACTCCGGCCGGAACGGGGACAGAGACAGCCTTTCCATTTCTCTTTCAAAAATGGACCCCTACTGTGAGCTGTACAAGGCGCTGATACTCGATACCATGCACGACCTTTCAGACGCAGCCAGGGCGACGGCTGTTAATGACAAGTCCGGCTTTAACGCGCCTGTTGTGTTCAGGGGTATGGGGGAAGGCGCGGCCTCGTGCAATGAAGGCGGGTGCGAGGGAAATGATAATGATGATGGTAACAGTGGCAGCGGCGGGGGCAGCGGCAAAAAATTTCAGGTGAGGACGCTCAGTTCAAATTGCGTGCTTTCTATAGGCCCTGACGCGCCAAGACATGCGGTGCGCGAGTTCTACGCGCGTGCCGCTACGGACCCGGACGAGGGGCTCTGCTGTGCCCAGGTTTTTTCCGCCGATGACGTGGCTCATATACCGAAGGGGGTACTTGAACGGGCCTATGGATGCGGAGGCCCGGTCGGCGTGGCAGGGATAGCCGGGGGGGAGAAGGTCCTGGACCTCGGTTCAGGGGCCGGCATAGACTGCTTCATGGCGGCAAAACAGGTTGGGCGGAGCGGAAAGGTAATCGGCGTGGACATGACAGACGAGATGCTGGATACCGCCAACAGTTTCAAGGCTGAAGTGGCAAGGAATCTGGGTTATGACGTGATAGAGTTCAGGAAGGGGTTTTTGGAAGAAATCCCCGTCGAGTCAGGGTACGTGGACGTAATACTCTCGAACTGTGTGATAAACCTCTCGCCGGATAAAAAGCAGGTCTTCCGCGAGATGTGGAGGGTGCTCAGGGACCATGGCCGGATTGTGGTGTCGGACATAGTTTGCGACAGGAAAATCCCCGAACGCCTGCGCGCAGACAGGCTGTTGTGGGGACAGTGTCTTAGCGGGGCCCTTACGGAGGAAGAATTTCTGTGCTTTCTCGAACAGGCCGGTTTCTATGGCACCCAGATACTTTCCAAGACCTTTTGGAAGGAGGTGGAGGGTTACAGGTTCTTCTCTGTGACGGCAAGGGGCTACAAATACGAAAAGCGGGCGGAGTGCGCGTATCAGGGCCATAGGGCCGTTTACCTCGGCCCCCAGAAGGCGGTCATAGATGAAGAGGGCCATCTCTTTCCCAGGGGTGAGGAGGTAGCGGTCTGCACGGATACCGCGGAGAAACTCAGGCAGCCCCCGTACTCAGGCCGTTTCGTTATTATTGATCCAACGGACAATGCCCCCCTCGATTTTGTCTGCGAACAAGATTCGGATAGCAAGTGCTGTGGATAA
- a CDS encoding cytochrome P460 family protein translates to MKPRSLFMSFLLLGFLFLLVTSCAVKGVQKKVVVAPGAPAPNAEALWKYITKDSPYTTWQFWPGKEAFYNGTAPHGALLTLYVNFEALDSAIRQAKIMANGSILVKENYLPNKKLLSITVMYKVEGCDADCGDWFWAKYTPKGRALISGSPPMCIKCHRERKHNDYIMTENTG, encoded by the coding sequence ATGAAACCAAGGTCATTGTTCATGTCATTTCTGCTTCTGGGGTTTTTATTTCTTCTTGTAACCTCTTGCGCCGTTAAAGGTGTACAGAAAAAGGTTGTGGTTGCACCCGGCGCTCCGGCGCCCAACGCGGAGGCGCTCTGGAAGTACATCACGAAGGACTCACCTTATACGACGTGGCAGTTCTGGCCGGGTAAGGAGGCGTTTTATAATGGTACCGCGCCTCATGGGGCCCTTCTGACCCTGTACGTCAATTTTGAGGCGCTCGATTCGGCAATACGGCAGGCCAAAATCATGGCTAACGGCTCCATCCTGGTCAAGGAGAACTATCTGCCCAACAAGAAGTTATTATCCATTACGGTAATGTACAAGGTAGAGGGCTGTGATGCTGATTGTGGCGACTGGTTCTGGGCGAAATACACCCCGAAGGGCAGGGCATTGATCTCAGGCTCCCCTCCCATGTGCATAAAATGCCATAGAGAGAGGAAACACAACGACTATATAATGACCGAGAATACCGGGTAA
- a CDS encoding cytochrome P460 family protein → MKLKPLFIPILLLGFFFLFVLSCAKREEPRAVFVAPRAPAADGKALWSYITKDSPYTEYQFWPGKTALYKGTMPHGALLNLYVNNKALRAINRAIKRKAGVIAMPNGSIIVKENYKPDKTLAAITVMYKVAGYNPEASNWFWAKYSPKGEIAMGGKAAGKVPMCIECHGMKKANGYIMTEHPG, encoded by the coding sequence ATGAAGCTAAAACCTTTATTTATTCCAATTTTACTTCTGGGTTTTTTCTTTCTTTTTGTCCTATCCTGTGCTAAACGTGAGGAGCCAAGAGCGGTTTTTGTTGCACCACGTGCCCCAGCAGCGGACGGAAAGGCACTGTGGAGTTACATCACAAAAGACTCGCCTTACACTGAATATCAGTTCTGGCCCGGCAAGACGGCACTTTATAAGGGTACTATGCCCCATGGGGCCCTGTTAAACCTCTATGTAAATAACAAGGCTCTTAGGGCAATAAATAGGGCCATAAAGAGGAAGGCTGGAGTCATAGCCATGCCCAATGGCTCCATCATAGTCAAAGAGAACTACAAGCCTGACAAGACCCTTGCCGCTATTACTGTGATGTACAAGGTGGCCGGCTACAATCCTGAGGCCAGCAACTGGTTCTGGGCCAAATACTCCCCGAAGGGTGAGATAGCGATGGGGGGAAAGGCAGCAGGCAAGGTGCCCATGTGTATCGAGTGCCACGGAATGAAAAAGGCAAACGGTTACATAATGACTGAACATCCGGGATGA
- a CDS encoding prephenate dehydrogenase/arogenate dehydrogenase family protein: MARKTTKTTKKLGTVCIVGPGLIGGSIGLGLKKRRLAGTVIGVGHRRVSLTKAVKMGAVDRTTQDIGKGVCDADIVILCTSVRLIPEMAAAAIPAMKHGAVLTDVGSTKGQIVELIEGMAEEEGVEFIGGHPVAGSEQRGVAAARAGLFEGAVCILTPTGQHARALRKIKSLWRGLGARVHVMTPDEHDRTLAATSHLPLLLAASLANTVDEKKLPYCGPGVRDMTRIASSDPELWRDILLQNRHEVLGVLNVFQKELDSLKSAIDGRWSRVLSAKLMRAKRLRDKIAHKVK; encoded by the coding sequence ATGGCAAGAAAGACGACAAAGACGACAAAGAAACTCGGTACGGTTTGCATCGTAGGGCCCGGCCTGATAGGCGGCTCTATTGGGCTCGGCCTCAAGAAAAGGAGGCTTGCCGGAACCGTAATAGGTGTAGGCCATCGACGGGTATCCCTGACGAAGGCCGTAAAGATGGGCGCCGTTGACCGTACCACGCAGGATATAGGGAAGGGCGTATGTGATGCGGACATAGTAATCCTGTGTACGTCAGTACGGCTGATTCCCGAGATGGCCGCTGCGGCCATCCCTGCCATGAAGCACGGGGCCGTTTTAACAGATGTGGGCAGCACGAAGGGACAGATAGTAGAGCTAATCGAGGGTATGGCAGAAGAAGAAGGCGTAGAGTTCATCGGCGGCCACCCTGTCGCCGGCTCTGAGCAGAGGGGAGTGGCGGCGGCAAGAGCCGGCCTGTTCGAGGGGGCCGTCTGCATACTGACGCCCACCGGCCAGCACGCACGCGCCCTCCGGAAGATAAAATCCCTGTGGCGCGGGCTGGGTGCCAGGGTACACGTTATGACCCCGGACGAACACGACCGCACGCTTGCAGCGACGAGCCACCTGCCGCTTCTCCTGGCCGCCTCCCTGGCTAACACGGTGGATGAAAAGAAATTACCATACTGCGGGCCCGGAGTCCGCGACATGACGAGGATTGCGTCAAGCGACCCCGAGCTGTGGCGCGACATATTACTCCAGAACCGCCATGAGGTTTTGGGCGTATTGAACGTGTTCCAAAAGGAGCTGGACTCTCTAAAATCCGCAATAGACGGAAGATGGTCACGGGTACTGTCCGCCAAGCTTATGCGTGCCAAACGCCTGAGAGATAAGATCGCGCATAAGGTTAAATAA
- a CDS encoding ATP-binding protein, whose translation MASGWDVNLLRAVWLNAGVGLMVQDSDRQIVAVNPSFEQITGWHWRDIGGKRCDLIFGCHTSSGKCIQDEDCPGFRVINGEVPRVTREFLINLDDGGECWVEATVFPIKDDEGRVEYIVTTFQNTSEKKRYSKELLHTKTLASLGQLASELAHEVKNPLNAIQIQMQLLEQEISSHKEASRGEIPEMVSKVKEEVARLTGLVDNCLKFSRSGNLVIKKEALEPLLEDLVQLVMPQADLIGVKIRLDVEQDLPAVMVDKEKLRQALLNIVINAFEAMPDGGTLTIRAARDGNAVKMICKDTGRGVPEDVKDNIFELFFTTKKGGTGIGLPLSYNIIQSHGGTLSCNSDGRGTEFVIELPLENTPG comes from the coding sequence ATGGCGAGCGGCTGGGATGTCAACCTGCTGAGGGCGGTATGGCTAAACGCGGGGGTTGGCCTGATGGTACAGGACAGCGACCGGCAGATTGTCGCCGTAAATCCCTCCTTTGAACAGATTACCGGCTGGCACTGGAGAGATATAGGGGGAAAGAGATGCGACCTGATCTTTGGATGTCATACGTCCAGCGGAAAATGTATACAGGATGAAGACTGCCCTGGCTTCCGGGTAATAAATGGAGAGGTGCCGAGGGTAACCAGGGAGTTTTTGATAAATCTGGACGACGGAGGGGAGTGCTGGGTAGAGGCTACGGTCTTCCCCATAAAGGACGATGAAGGTAGGGTAGAATACATCGTCACCACCTTCCAGAACACAAGCGAGAAGAAAAGATATTCTAAAGAACTCCTGCACACCAAGACCCTTGCCTCACTGGGACAACTTGCCTCGGAACTTGCCCATGAGGTGAAAAATCCTCTTAACGCCATCCAGATACAGATGCAGCTCCTCGAACAGGAAATATCGTCACATAAGGAGGCCTCCCGGGGCGAGATACCTGAAATGGTCTCTAAAGTAAAGGAAGAGGTGGCGCGGCTGACAGGGCTGGTAGACAACTGCCTCAAATTCTCCCGGTCGGGCAACCTTGTAATCAAGAAGGAGGCCTTGGAACCCTTGCTGGAGGACCTGGTACAACTGGTAATGCCACAGGCCGACCTTATTGGCGTCAAAATTCGCCTGGACGTAGAACAGGACCTTCCAGCGGTAATGGTTGATAAGGAGAAACTCAGGCAGGCACTGCTTAACATAGTCATTAATGCCTTCGAGGCGATGCCGGACGGTGGCACGTTGACGATTCGGGCCGCCAGGGACGGCAACGCGGTCAAGATGATATGCAAGGACACGGGGCGCGGTGTCCCTGAAGACGTGAAAGACAATATATTTGAGCTGTTCTTTACCACCAAGAAGGGCGGTACTGGCATCGGCCTGCCACTCTCATATAATATAATTCAGTCCCACGGAGGCACTCTTTCATGCAACTCTGATGGTAGAGGTACCGAGTTCGTGATAGAATTGCCTCTGGAGAATACGCCAGGATGA
- a CDS encoding cytochrome c family protein: MKNKREGQQTMRRLRNLFEIKGRPVLYFVLAGLVLAGLTAKLCAQEWSPSWQLPKRDRPANLTDGSITGRGEMPGSRFFVPMICGTCHTDIFAQWKGSTHAYAWYDPLFQALYQKGLKEAKGEMEKAALDSCVRCHNPVGFTSGEWKTGQPAMPAEASKENIFCDFCHSIKATTGIGNAPFIVDPGDAAKMDFGTKRGPFKNCPETQHKTEFSELHTRSEFCGSCHDVSHAGTRLAVEQTYTEWRLGPYNTGDPETAVHCQDCHMRQRPGVPATGATERPDNPGFAAAKHVGGIERPHIWTHYYVGGTSLILGPPAQDPERQKMAEDRLKNAATVEILPPSDIKPGELLKLRVMVKNVGAGHYIPTGLTEVRQVWLEVAVTDAGGKNVYHSGKLDENGKIDEDAVLYHTVFGNKDGKPTYKVWEADHIISDYRIPPKGEMVEKYAFLAPSDAKLPLQVKAVLHYRSAPQWLAVELLGDKAPVIPVVDMAEATATVAEAKATAN, encoded by the coding sequence ATGAAGAACAAACGTGAGGGTCAACAAACTATGCGGCGTCTTAGAAATCTGTTTGAGATAAAGGGAAGACCTGTTCTTTATTTTGTGCTTGCGGGGCTTGTGTTAGCGGGTCTCACGGCAAAACTCTGCGCGCAGGAATGGTCGCCGAGCTGGCAGCTGCCCAAACGTGACCGTCCGGCTAATCTTACTGACGGTTCCATCACAGGCCGGGGGGAAATGCCGGGGAGCAGGTTCTTTGTGCCAATGATATGCGGGACATGTCACACGGACATATTCGCGCAGTGGAAGGGTTCAACACACGCATACGCGTGGTATGACCCCCTGTTTCAGGCCCTGTACCAAAAGGGCCTCAAGGAGGCCAAGGGCGAGATGGAGAAGGCGGCATTGGACTCCTGTGTCCGTTGTCACAATCCTGTGGGTTTCACCTCCGGGGAGTGGAAGACCGGCCAACCGGCAATGCCGGCTGAGGCAAGTAAGGAAAACATATTTTGCGACTTCTGCCATTCCATAAAGGCCACCACCGGCATAGGCAACGCCCCTTTTATAGTTGACCCCGGAGACGCGGCGAAGATGGACTTCGGGACAAAGCGCGGACCCTTCAAGAACTGCCCCGAGACACAGCATAAGACGGAATTTTCCGAGCTGCATACACGGTCGGAATTCTGCGGCTCATGCCACGACGTCTCTCACGCGGGAACCAGGCTGGCCGTGGAACAGACCTACACGGAGTGGCGGCTCGGTCCCTACAATACAGGCGACCCTGAGACTGCCGTGCACTGTCAGGACTGCCACATGCGGCAGAGACCGGGGGTGCCCGCCACGGGTGCTACCGAGAGGCCGGACAACCCGGGGTTTGCCGCAGCAAAGCACGTGGGGGGTATAGAGAGGCCGCATATATGGACACACTATTACGTCGGCGGTACCAGCCTCATCCTCGGCCCGCCCGCCCAGGACCCGGAGAGACAGAAGATGGCAGAGGACAGGCTCAAAAACGCCGCCACAGTGGAAATTTTACCACCCTCCGACATAAAGCCGGGCGAGCTGTTGAAACTCCGGGTCATGGTGAAGAACGTGGGTGCGGGCCACTACATCCCTACCGGGCTCACAGAGGTGCGGCAGGTATGGCTTGAGGTGGCTGTGACGGACGCCGGCGGAAAAAACGTCTATCACTCCGGTAAGCTGGACGAGAACGGCAAGATTGATGAAGACGCGGTTCTATATCACACCGTCTTCGGCAACAAGGACGGAAAACCCACCTACAAGGTCTGGGAGGCCGACCACATCATCTCCGACTACCGAATCCCCCCGAAAGGAGAGATGGTTGAGAAATACGCCTTCCTGGCGCCCAGTGATGCAAAACTGCCCTTACAGGTAAAGGCAGTGCTTCATTACAGGAGCGCGCCTCAATGGCTGGCGGTGGAACTGTTGGGGGACAAGGCGCCCGTAATCCCTGTTGTTGACATGGCGGAGGCCACTGCCACAGTGGCCGAGGCAAAAGCCACCGCGAATTGA